The [Pseudomonas] carboxydohydrogena genome includes a window with the following:
- a CDS encoding DUF4403 family protein: protein MRLKPLVAAILILAGSFFISLEVMDWIWPPRASKPALAKLPPLPPATRRSEFVAPVIIPLNVIASALDRAAPRDFGGKADNPTSQILTDADIDWRITRGAMAASGDQNALTMSTPLNGKLTVTGSLSTAAGSPLNNALGNLFGAKTAQKLGNISIKSLNASAAINGTATATSRPRLTPDWHVDPQLTAQVTLANNSLSVAGAKVAVPAQVKPVIDNTVNEQVGRLQQRLRNDESFRRAMQQQWARACKSIALPSPAPGTPPLFLEMRPVRAMAAQPQIDNTAVKLAVGLQAETRIVDRETTPQCPFPQTLEIQPALNEGHVNIGVPIDIPFAQLGRIAEAGLKGRTFPEDGSGAIAARIKSVDIDASGDRLLISLLVHAKEKASWFGLGADATVRIWCRPVLDADAQVLRLTDLSVAVTSDAAFGLFGALAQRVAPYLQQALQEHATIDLKQISSGARQKLTGIIDGLRTEQNGARVNASVTSVRLGEVSFDSSTLRVIVEATGTLNVTVTQLPSL, encoded by the coding sequence ATGCGTTTGAAACCCCTCGTGGCCGCGATCCTGATCCTGGCCGGCTCCTTCTTCATCAGCCTCGAGGTGATGGACTGGATATGGCCGCCGCGCGCGTCGAAGCCCGCACTCGCCAAACTGCCGCCCTTGCCGCCAGCGACGCGCCGATCCGAATTCGTGGCTCCCGTCATTATTCCGCTCAACGTGATCGCGTCCGCGCTCGATCGCGCCGCGCCGCGCGATTTCGGCGGCAAGGCCGATAATCCGACCAGCCAGATTCTCACGGATGCGGATATCGACTGGCGCATCACGCGCGGGGCCATGGCCGCGAGCGGCGACCAGAACGCGCTGACCATGTCCACCCCGCTCAACGGAAAGCTCACCGTCACCGGCTCGCTCTCCACCGCGGCTGGCTCGCCGCTCAACAACGCGCTCGGCAATCTGTTCGGCGCGAAGACCGCGCAGAAGCTCGGCAACATCTCGATCAAGTCGCTGAACGCGAGCGCCGCGATCAACGGCACGGCGACGGCGACATCGCGCCCGCGCCTCACGCCCGACTGGCATGTCGATCCGCAACTCACCGCGCAGGTGACGCTCGCCAACAACAGCCTGTCGGTTGCAGGCGCGAAGGTCGCCGTGCCCGCTCAGGTGAAGCCGGTGATCGACAATACCGTGAACGAACAGGTCGGGCGTCTGCAACAGCGGCTGCGCAACGACGAGAGCTTCCGCCGCGCGATGCAGCAGCAATGGGCGCGCGCCTGCAAATCGATCGCGCTGCCTTCGCCCGCGCCGGGCACGCCGCCGCTATTCCTCGAAATGCGCCCCGTCAGGGCCATGGCGGCGCAACCGCAGATCGACAATACCGCGGTCAAACTCGCGGTCGGCCTGCAAGCCGAGACGCGAATCGTTGATCGCGAGACCACTCCGCAATGCCCCTTCCCACAAACACTCGAGATCCAGCCCGCGCTCAACGAGGGACACGTCAACATCGGCGTTCCGATCGACATCCCGTTCGCGCAGCTCGGCAGGATCGCCGAAGCCGGGCTCAAGGGCCGCACGTTTCCGGAAGACGGCAGCGGCGCAATCGCGGCCCGCATCAAGAGTGTCGATATCGATGCCAGCGGCGACCGCCTGCTGATCTCGCTGCTGGTACATGCGAAGGAAAAGGCAAGCTGGTTCGGGCTGGGCGCGGACGCCACCGTGCGAATCTGGTGCCGCCCCGTGCTCGATGCGGATGCGCAGGTGCTGCGCCTGACAGATTTGTCGGTCGCCGTTACATCCGATGCCGCCTTCGGCCTGTTCGGCGCGCTCGCGCAACGCGTAGCACCTTATCTGCAACAAGCCTTGCAGGAGCATGCGACCATCGATCTGAAGCAGATATCATCCGGCGCACGGCAAAAACTCACCGGTATCATCGACGGTCTCAGGACCGAACAGAACGGCGCCAGGGTCAACGCCAGCGTGACCAGTGTGAGACTCGGTGAAGTCTCCTTCGACTCCTCGACGCTGCGCGTCATCGTCGAGGCCACAGGTACGCTCAACGTCACCGTGACCCAATTACCCTCGCTGTAA
- a CDS encoding HlyD family secretion protein produces the protein MAPREQSAVRKADIETDEGATPASNSVRPRLEDVTARRTTESPDTAADAPAAAGSRWARLGRRQKIFAGLGAVAAIALAVFGIHYFLVGRFMISTDDAYVRANNTMLGARASGYLAKIAVGDNTEVKAGDLLFQIDDGDYKIAVDNARARIATQEATIQRIGRQATAQESAVEQAQAQLESAQAAAKRAEADFVRQSQLSEKGFASKATFDQSQATRDQSNAAVQGAQANLDAAQAQIDVIKAQQAEAEGQLGELKTALAKAERDLSFTTIRAPIDGVFSNRLVNEGDNISVGQRLANVVPLDDVYIDANFKETQLARIRPGQPVHISVDAVKGRDIVGTVESLSPASGSVFTLLPPDNATGNFTKIVQRLPVRVRVPKTVAHENLLRAGMSVEVEVDTRKPAKQAIARTE, from the coding sequence ATGGCCCCTCGTGAGCAATCTGCTGTCCGCAAGGCCGACATCGAGACAGATGAAGGCGCAACGCCTGCATCGAACTCTGTCCGCCCCCGGCTAGAGGATGTGACCGCACGCCGCACCACGGAAAGCCCCGACACCGCAGCCGATGCCCCGGCTGCGGCGGGCTCCCGCTGGGCGCGACTGGGCCGCCGCCAGAAAATTTTCGCAGGACTCGGAGCCGTGGCCGCGATCGCGCTGGCCGTGTTCGGCATCCACTATTTTCTGGTTGGCCGCTTCATGATTTCCACCGACGACGCCTATGTCCGCGCCAACAACACGATGCTTGGCGCGCGCGCCTCCGGCTATCTCGCCAAGATCGCGGTCGGCGACAACACCGAGGTCAAGGCGGGCGATCTCCTGTTCCAGATCGACGACGGCGATTACAAGATCGCGGTCGACAACGCCCGCGCCAGGATCGCGACGCAGGAAGCCACCATCCAGCGCATCGGCCGTCAGGCGACCGCGCAGGAAAGCGCGGTCGAGCAGGCGCAGGCGCAACTCGAATCCGCGCAGGCCGCGGCCAAGCGCGCCGAAGCTGATTTCGTCCGCCAGAGCCAGTTGAGCGAGAAAGGCTTTGCCTCGAAGGCGACCTTCGACCAGTCGCAGGCAACCCGCGACCAGAGCAATGCCGCGGTGCAGGGAGCTCAGGCCAATCTCGACGCCGCGCAGGCGCAGATCGATGTCATCAAGGCGCAGCAGGCTGAAGCCGAAGGGCAGCTTGGAGAATTGAAGACCGCGCTGGCGAAGGCCGAACGCGATCTGTCCTTCACCACCATTCGCGCGCCGATCGACGGTGTGTTCTCCAACCGCCTCGTCAACGAAGGCGACAATATTTCGGTGGGCCAGCGCCTCGCCAACGTCGTGCCCCTCGATGATGTGTATATCGATGCCAATTTCAAGGAAACCCAACTCGCGCGCATTCGTCCCGGCCAGCCGGTTCACATCAGCGTCGATGCGGTGAAGGGTCGCGACATCGTCGGCACCGTCGAGAGCCTGTCGCCCGCGTCGGGCTCGGTATTCACGCTGCTGCCGCCGGACAATGCCACCGGCAACTTCACCAAGATCGTGCAGCGCCTGCCGGTTCGCGTCCGCGTGCCGAAAACGGTCGCGCATGAAAATCTTCTGCGCGCCGGTATGTCGGTCGAAGTCGAGGTCGATACCCGGAAGCCTGCCAAACAGGCTATCGCCAGAACAGAGTAG
- a CDS encoding TetR/AcrR family transcriptional regulator: MIPTQPLPANDEDSAKRRQIVEGARKVFRELGFDAASMGEIAKAAGVSKGTLYVYFADKLALFGAIVTCELRDQGITKLAIDPNEDVETTLKKFGQGYMEMLCRPTGGSTIRTMMAIAERMPELGRRYYEHVPASWLGKLAEYLKTQVANGTLSIPDCDLAAAQFMLSCQASLFLPFIFQVTPAPSSERIAEVVASGTRMFLSAYRRQS; this comes from the coding sequence ATGATTCCCACCCAGCCCCTTCCCGCCAATGACGAGGACAGCGCCAAGCGCCGCCAGATCGTGGAGGGTGCGCGCAAGGTGTTCCGGGAACTCGGTTTTGACGCCGCCAGCATGGGCGAAATCGCCAAGGCGGCCGGTGTCTCGAAGGGAACGCTCTACGTCTATTTCGCCGACAAGCTGGCTCTGTTCGGCGCCATCGTCACCTGCGAGCTGCGCGATCAGGGCATCACCAAACTTGCCATCGATCCGAACGAGGACGTGGAGACGACGCTCAAGAAGTTCGGCCAGGGCTACATGGAAATGCTGTGCCGGCCGACCGGCGGCTCCACCATCCGCACCATGATGGCGATTGCCGAACGGATGCCCGAGCTTGGCCGTCGCTACTATGAGCATGTCCCCGCCTCGTGGCTCGGCAAGCTCGCGGAATACCTGAAGACTCAGGTCGCCAACGGGACGCTCTCGATCCCGGATTGCGATCTGGCGGCTGCGCAATTCATGCTGTCATGTCAGGCCAGCCTGTTTCTGCCGTTCATCTTTCAGGTGACGCCCGCGCCGAGCAGCGAGCGGATTGCCGAGGTGGTGGCCAGCGGCACCCGCATGTTCCTTTCCGCCTACCGCCGCCAATCCTGA
- a CDS encoding extensin family protein — MARGVSLYLVGSLALVSLAGCGRGFFQTAEREPWRAEAEQACLKTGEVKETAEVVRISPISGPGVCGAEFPLKVSALGESNSSLGYADDLRPPGSIAGQPRWPVAQPSSSYQQPSSYQRPGYPSAPNGYVPSGAPVPLNIQATSPADGEDDMAHGEAVQSRPAAPPASYQGAPYRSEPYQQRAQQPPPYSQQRLGPVGNPVSSFGPVALKPTATLACPIVSALDRWITESIQPAAMRWFGARVVEIKQISAYSCRGMNGNPNAHISEHAFGNALDVAGFTLADGRYISVQNGWKGLPEEQGFLRDVQGAACQRFNTVLAPGANIYHYNHIHVDLMRRASGRVICKPAAVSGEEIAARAGGRSYANRDNGITGSIGQKVRRTSAHGPLSKEDHDTIEDESRIR; from the coding sequence ATGGCGCGTGGAGTGAGTTTGTATCTCGTCGGCTCCCTTGCCCTTGTCTCCCTGGCGGGTTGCGGTCGCGGTTTTTTTCAAACCGCAGAGCGTGAACCCTGGCGAGCCGAGGCGGAACAGGCGTGCCTGAAGACCGGAGAGGTCAAGGAAACCGCCGAGGTTGTGCGCATCAGCCCGATTTCCGGACCGGGGGTTTGTGGCGCGGAATTTCCGCTGAAGGTCAGCGCGCTTGGTGAGAGCAACAGTTCGCTCGGTTATGCCGACGATCTGCGGCCGCCGGGCTCGATCGCGGGCCAGCCGCGTTGGCCGGTTGCGCAGCCTTCGTCATCGTATCAGCAGCCTTCTTCGTATCAGCGCCCGGGATATCCCTCCGCGCCAAATGGCTATGTGCCGTCCGGCGCGCCGGTGCCTTTGAATATTCAGGCCACGTCGCCGGCCGATGGCGAAGACGACATGGCGCACGGAGAAGCCGTGCAAAGCCGTCCGGCTGCTCCGCCCGCGTCCTATCAAGGCGCGCCTTATCGAAGTGAGCCGTATCAGCAGAGGGCGCAGCAACCGCCGCCCTATTCGCAGCAGCGGCTTGGCCCTGTCGGCAACCCGGTGTCCTCTTTCGGCCCTGTTGCCTTGAAGCCGACCGCGACGCTCGCATGTCCCATTGTCTCCGCACTCGACCGCTGGATCACGGAATCGATTCAGCCGGCCGCGATGCGCTGGTTCGGCGCGCGCGTCGTGGAGATCAAGCAGATCTCGGCCTATTCCTGCCGCGGTATGAACGGCAATCCCAACGCGCATATTTCAGAACATGCGTTCGGCAATGCGCTGGATGTCGCGGGATTCACGCTCGCAGACGGGCGCTATATCTCGGTACAGAATGGCTGGAAGGGTTTGCCGGAAGAGCAGGGCTTCCTGCGCGATGTTCAGGGCGCCGCCTGTCAGCGGTTCAACACCGTGCTCGCGCCGGGCGCCAACATCTATCACTACAATCACATCCACGTCGATCTGATGCGCCGCGCGAGCGGGCGCGTCATCTGCAAGCCGGCGGCTGTGTCGGGTGAGGAGATCGCGGCGCGCGCCGGTGGCCGCAGCTATGCCAATCGCGACAACGGAATTACGGGATCGATCGGGCAGAAGGTGCGCCGCACATCCGCCCATGGGCCGCTGTCGAAGGAAGACCACGATACGATCGAGGACGAAAGCCGCATTCGATAG
- a CDS encoding transglycosylase SLT domain-containing protein, with the protein MKRFALAAVAALSAIPFAHAEGESYRAMVESHAAAEGVPAELVHRVIMRESRYNPRAVHAGNYGMMQIKLQTARGLGYTGTAQGLLDPETNLTYAVKYLAGAYRAAHGNHNRAVAYYAGGYYYAAKRQRLMEANATMLPNSGLAPALDITPPQYATPVRYVHHRRHTRHRHHR; encoded by the coding sequence ATGAAAAGATTTGCGCTCGCCGCAGTTGCGGCGTTGTCGGCGATTCCGTTTGCTCATGCCGAAGGCGAATCCTATCGCGCCATGGTGGAAAGCCATGCCGCCGCCGAGGGTGTTCCGGCGGAACTCGTGCATCGGGTCATCATGCGCGAGAGCCGATACAATCCACGCGCCGTTCATGCGGGCAATTACGGCATGATGCAGATCAAGCTACAGACGGCGCGCGGCCTCGGCTACACCGGCACGGCACAGGGCCTGCTCGATCCCGAAACAAACCTCACCTATGCGGTGAAGTATCTCGCCGGTGCCTATCGCGCCGCGCATGGCAACCACAACCGCGCCGTCGCCTACTATGCCGGTGGATATTATTATGCCGCCAAGCGTCAGCGCCTGATGGAAGCGAACGCGACCATGCTCCCGAATTCCGGACTTGCACCTGCGCTGGACATCACGCCGCCGCAGTATGCCACGCCGGTGCGGTACGTTCACCACCGGCGTCATACCCGTCACCGCCACCATCGCTGA
- a CDS encoding DHA2 family efflux MFS transporter permease subunit, whose product MSAASGTIGSIPAATPASETVAPRRMIAFLIMIFGMFMSILDIQIVSASLSEIQAGLSASATEVSWVQTAYLIAEVIAIPLSGFLSRAFGTRLLFAISAAGFTISSFMCGLTSTIDEMILWRAVQGFLGAGMIPTVFASAYTVFPRSKLSIVTPAIGLVATLAPTIGPTVGGYITDAASWHWLFFINVVPGILVTLGVLALVDFDQPNFALLDKFDWFGFAAMAGFLGSLEYVLEEGPQYQWFEDESVAIMGVVCAISTVAFFYRVLTAKEPIVDIRAFTDRNFAVGSIFSFCVGIGLYGMTYIYPRYLAEIRGYNPLMIGETMFVSGLAMFMTAPLVGRLMNKVDPRYMIGVGLLVFALSTWQMTWITSQYDFYELLWPQIFRGLGIMLAMIPVNNIALGTLAPERMKNASGLFNLTRNMGGAVGLALINTVLNDRTDLHISRLHDVVNWGNASAVDMLNTLTQRFQGMGDAQLMALKVLWQRVHQQASVMAYADAFYLLTIFYIGLSLLVVVVKRPKPGAGAGAGH is encoded by the coding sequence ATGAGCGCAGCATCCGGAACCATAGGATCGATACCAGCCGCCACGCCCGCTTCGGAGACCGTGGCGCCGCGCCGCATGATCGCGTTCCTGATCATGATCTTCGGCATGTTCATGTCGATCCTGGACATCCAGATCGTGTCGGCGTCGTTGTCCGAAATTCAGGCCGGCCTGTCGGCGTCCGCGACCGAAGTGTCGTGGGTGCAGACCGCGTATCTGATCGCGGAAGTGATCGCGATCCCGTTGTCGGGATTCCTGTCGCGCGCATTTGGCACGAGGCTGTTGTTCGCGATCTCCGCGGCTGGCTTCACCATCTCCAGTTTCATGTGCGGCCTGACCTCGACCATCGACGAGATGATCCTGTGGCGCGCGGTGCAGGGTTTCCTCGGCGCGGGCATGATCCCGACCGTGTTCGCCTCCGCCTACACGGTGTTTCCGCGCAGCAAGCTGTCGATCGTCACGCCCGCGATCGGACTTGTCGCAACGCTCGCGCCGACCATTGGGCCTACGGTTGGCGGCTACATCACGGATGCGGCGTCGTGGCACTGGCTGTTCTTCATCAACGTGGTGCCGGGCATATTGGTGACGCTCGGCGTACTCGCGCTGGTCGATTTCGACCAGCCGAACTTCGCCTTGCTCGACAAATTCGACTGGTTCGGTTTCGCGGCGATGGCGGGTTTTCTCGGCTCGCTCGAATATGTGCTGGAGGAGGGGCCGCAATATCAATGGTTCGAGGACGAGTCGGTCGCTATCATGGGCGTCGTCTGCGCGATTTCCACAGTGGCGTTCTTCTACCGGGTGTTGACCGCGAAAGAGCCGATCGTCGATATCCGCGCCTTCACCGATCGCAATTTCGCGGTCGGCAGCATCTTCTCTTTTTGCGTCGGCATCGGCCTTTACGGCATGACGTATATTTATCCGCGCTATCTCGCCGAGATCCGCGGCTATAACCCGCTGATGATCGGCGAGACGATGTTCGTCTCCGGTCTTGCGATGTTTATGACCGCGCCGCTGGTCGGGCGGCTGATGAACAAGGTCGATCCGCGCTATATGATCGGCGTCGGCCTGCTCGTGTTCGCGCTCAGCACATGGCAGATGACGTGGATCACGTCGCAATATGATTTCTACGAGTTGCTGTGGCCGCAGATTTTCCGCGGGCTCGGCATCATGCTGGCGATGATCCCGGTCAACAACATCGCGCTGGGCACGCTGGCTCCTGAGCGCATGAAGAATGCCTCGGGACTGTTCAACCTCACCCGCAACATGGGCGGCGCGGTCGGGCTAGCCCTCATCAACACGGTTCTGAACGACCGCACCGATCTTCACATCTCCCGTCTGCATGACGTCGTGAACTGGGGCAACGCCAGCGCGGTGGACATGCTGAACACGCTGACGCAGCGTTTTCAGGGAATGGGCGATGCGCAATTGATGGCCTTGAAGGTGTTGTGGCAGCGCGTGCATCAGCAGGCGTCGGTGATGGCCTATGCGGATGCTTTCTACCTGCTGACGATTTTCTATATCGGATTGAGTCTGCTCGTCGTCGTGGTGAAGCGGCCGAAGCCCGGCGCCGGAGCTGGCGCGGGGCATTAA